Proteins encoded in a region of the Limibacillus halophilus genome:
- a CDS encoding response regulator transcription factor → MQATIALVDDDRNILASVSIALEAEGYKVRTYNDGAEALRGITANPVDLAILDIKMPRMDGMELLGRLRQDSSLPVIFLTSKDEEVDEVLGLRMGADDYIKKPFSQRLLIERIRTLLRRERALREGGEAVTEKPIARGDLVLDPSRHLCTWKGEAVNLTVTEFLILKVLAQRPGHVKNRDQLMDAAYGESIYVDDRTIDSHIKRLRKKFKAADDDFSQIETLYGVGYRYKDA, encoded by the coding sequence ATGCAGGCAACCATCGCGCTGGTCGATGACGACCGCAACATACTGGCCTCCGTGTCCATCGCGCTGGAGGCGGAGGGCTACAAGGTCCGCACTTACAACGACGGTGCCGAGGCGCTGCGCGGAATCACCGCCAACCCGGTCGATCTGGCGATTTTGGATATCAAGATGCCTCGTATGGACGGTATGGAGCTTTTGGGCCGCTTGCGACAGGATTCCAGCCTGCCAGTCATCTTCCTGACCTCCAAGGACGAGGAGGTGGATGAGGTGTTGGGCCTGCGTATGGGGGCCGACGACTACATAAAGAAGCCCTTTTCCCAACGCTTGTTGATCGAGCGCATTCGCACCCTTCTGCGGCGCGAGAGAGCGCTGCGCGAAGGCGGGGAGGCCGTTACCGAAAAGCCGATCGCCAGGGGCGATCTGGTGCTTGATCCGAGCCGCCATCTTTGCACGTGGAAGGGCGAGGCGGTGAACCTTACCGTGACGGAATTCCTGATCCTGAAAGTGCTGGCACAGCGCCCGGGGCACGTGAAGAACCGCGATCAATTGATGGACGCGGCTTATGGAGAGTCCATCTATGTGGATGACCGCACGATCGACAGTCACATCAAACGCTTGCGAAAGAAGTTCAAGGCGGCTGATGACGATTTCTCGCAGATTGAAACCCTCTATGGGGTAGGCTACCGCTATAAGGACGCCTGA
- a CDS encoding pyridoxamine 5'-phosphate oxidase family protein has product MNPTDKGKAKFRPAEEVARLLAQARTASLATGLARDGSGWPYASLVLLAAHKALGPLLLLSDLADHTRNLQADQRAALLVTQNNPTGDPLSASRVTLLGRFWPVPEALAEDARDVFLARHGGAAAYADFKDFHLYNMAIEQAHLIAGFGRIHWLGAHELESAGILSARIPENRRL; this is encoded by the coding sequence ATGAACCCGACGGACAAAGGCAAGGCAAAGTTTCGTCCCGCAGAGGAAGTAGCCCGTCTGCTCGCGCAGGCCCGCACCGCCAGCCTGGCGACAGGCCTGGCCCGCGACGGCAGCGGTTGGCCCTATGCGTCACTGGTATTGCTGGCGGCACACAAGGCCTTGGGACCGCTTTTGCTTTTATCCGATCTTGCGGATCACACCAGGAATCTCCAGGCCGACCAACGTGCCGCCCTGCTGGTGACACAAAACAATCCGACGGGCGATCCGCTTTCAGCGTCACGGGTAACACTTTTAGGCCGTTTCTGGCCGGTGCCCGAAGCGCTGGCGGAAGACGCCCGCGACGTCTTCCTGGCGCGTCATGGCGGCGCTGCCGCCTATGCGGATTTCAAGGATTTCCACCTGTACAACATGGCGATCGAACAAGCCCACCTGATAGCGGGCTTTGGCCGTATCCACTGGTTGGGAGCGCACGAACTCGAAAGCGCGGGTATTCTTTCGGCAAGAATTCCGGAAAACCGGAGGCTGTGA
- a CDS encoding phosphoenolpyruvate carboxykinase — MSSKDIGPVVSQNGLHLHGIGHYRTAHWNLPAAALVQHALCRGEGNLAQGGSFVALTGDQTGRSPNDKFIVEDAKSRSSIWWGKVNVATDENVYRRLYGKVAAYLQARDLFVQDLFAGADPEYRLKVRVVSENAWHALFARNMFIRPGHDQLKDFTPDFTVLHAPHLQADPETDGTTSSTFIVVNFTDRVILIGGTRYAGEIKKSIFSILNFLLPEKNVLPMHCSANIGRGGDTAIFFGLSGTGKTTLSADPDRTLIGDDEHGWSDRGVFNFEGGCYAKVIRLSAEAEPEIHATTSRFGTILENVVMDPLTGQLDLDDNRYTENTRASYPIDFIPNVTLSGQGNQPDNIIMLTADAFGVLPPISRLTPEQAMYHFLSGYTARVAGTERGLGNEPQATFSTCFGAPFMPRHPSVYAKMLGEKMAKTGAKCWLVNTGWTGGAYGVGERMKISYTRAMVRAALDGRLADVATTIHPQFGLQVPTSCPDVPAEVLDPRATWSNKDAYDQSARDLSRRFEENFKQFESHVDEDVKAAGIYAAA; from the coding sequence GTGAGCAGCAAGGATATCGGACCCGTCGTCAGCCAGAATGGCCTGCACCTTCATGGAATCGGCCACTATCGGACGGCGCACTGGAACCTTCCAGCCGCCGCCTTGGTCCAACACGCGCTGTGTCGCGGCGAAGGCAATCTGGCTCAGGGCGGATCTTTCGTCGCCTTGACCGGCGATCAGACCGGACGCTCACCCAACGACAAGTTCATTGTCGAGGACGCCAAATCGCGCAGTTCCATCTGGTGGGGCAAGGTAAACGTGGCAACCGACGAGAACGTCTATCGTCGTCTATACGGCAAGGTTGCCGCCTACCTACAAGCCCGCGATCTCTTCGTCCAGGACCTCTTTGCAGGAGCCGATCCGGAGTATCGCCTGAAGGTCCGCGTGGTGTCGGAGAATGCCTGGCACGCGCTTTTCGCCCGCAACATGTTCATTCGCCCAGGCCACGATCAGCTCAAGGACTTCACGCCCGATTTCACGGTGCTGCACGCTCCGCACCTGCAAGCCGATCCGGAAACGGACGGCACGACGTCCTCGACCTTCATCGTCGTCAATTTCACTGACCGGGTAATCCTGATCGGCGGCACCCGCTACGCGGGCGAGATCAAGAAATCCATCTTCTCGATCCTCAACTTCCTGCTCCCCGAGAAGAATGTTCTCCCCATGCACTGCTCCGCTAACATTGGGCGCGGCGGCGACACGGCGATCTTCTTCGGCCTTTCCGGGACCGGCAAGACGACGCTTTCGGCGGACCCGGATCGCACCCTGATCGGCGATGATGAGCACGGTTGGTCCGATCGCGGCGTTTTCAATTTCGAAGGCGGCTGCTATGCCAAGGTGATTCGTCTTTCGGCGGAAGCCGAGCCGGAGATCCACGCCACCACCAGCCGCTTCGGCACCATCCTGGAAAACGTGGTGATGGACCCGCTGACCGGACAGCTCGATCTGGATGACAACCGCTACACCGAGAACACCCGGGCCAGCTATCCCATCGACTTCATTCCCAACGTCACGCTTTCGGGCCAGGGCAATCAACCCGACAACATCATCATGCTGACGGCCGACGCCTTCGGCGTGCTGCCGCCTATCTCCCGTTTGACGCCCGAACAGGCCATGTATCACTTCCTATCGGGCTATACGGCCCGCGTGGCCGGAACCGAGCGCGGCCTCGGCAACGAGCCGCAGGCGACCTTCTCCACCTGTTTCGGTGCCCCCTTCATGCCGCGCCACCCCAGCGTTTATGCCAAGATGCTGGGCGAGAAGATGGCCAAGACCGGCGCCAAATGCTGGCTGGTCAACACCGGTTGGACCGGCGGCGCTTACGGTGTTGGCGAGCGCATGAAGATAAGCTACACCCGCGCCATGGTGCGGGCCGCACTCGACGGCCGGCTTGCCGATGTGGCGACCACCATCCACCCGCAGTTCGGCCTGCAGGTCCCGACAAGCTGCCCGGACGTACCGGCCGAGGTGCTGGACCCCCGCGCCACCTGGTCGAACAAGGACGCCTACGACCAGAGCGCCCGCGATCTGTCGCGCCGTTTCGAGGAGAACTTCAAGCAGTTCGAATCACACGTGGACGAGGATGTGAAGGCCGCCGGAATCTACGCCGCCGCTTGA
- a CDS encoding sn-glycerol-3-phosphate import ATP-binding protein UgpC yields MAEISLRNVRKSYGSTEVIHGIDMEIADGELIVIVGPSGCGKSTLLRMVAGLEQITGGEIAIGGRVVNALEPKDRDIAMVFQNYALYPHMTVFANMAYGLKIAGKSKADIQERVTKAARLLKLEELLDRKPRQLSGGQRQRVAMGRAIVRDPSAFLFDEPLSNLDAKLRVQMRLEIKQLQRRLETTSLYVTHDQVEAMTLADRLIVMNAGIAEQIGRPLDVYARPESVFVGGFIGSPAMNFLTAQVTGDGRGLALSDGPQLNVPELALGDHAGRAVTVGIRPEDLEPVGAGTDGAFSLKVALIEELGADSLVHGLLSGGGPEATLTARLPGGHGLTEGDSLTVAPRPQALHLFDHDSGRRLPNL; encoded by the coding sequence ATGGCAGAAATCAGCCTGAGAAACGTCCGCAAGAGCTATGGCTCCACCGAAGTCATTCATGGCATCGATATGGAAATTGCCGATGGTGAGCTGATCGTCATCGTCGGGCCTTCAGGCTGCGGCAAGTCCACACTGCTGCGCATGGTTGCTGGTCTGGAGCAGATCACTGGCGGAGAGATCGCCATCGGCGGACGGGTCGTCAACGCCCTGGAGCCCAAGGACCGCGATATCGCCATGGTGTTCCAGAACTACGCGCTCTATCCACACATGACGGTCTTTGCCAACATGGCCTATGGCCTGAAGATCGCGGGTAAGTCCAAGGCCGATATCCAGGAGCGCGTCACCAAGGCGGCACGGCTGTTGAAGCTGGAGGAGTTGCTCGACCGCAAGCCGCGTCAATTATCCGGTGGTCAGCGCCAGCGCGTCGCCATGGGCCGCGCCATTGTGCGCGATCCGTCAGCTTTCCTTTTCGACGAGCCGCTTTCCAATCTGGACGCCAAGTTGCGGGTGCAGATGCGTCTGGAGATCAAGCAATTGCAGCGCCGTCTGGAAACCACGTCACTCTATGTGACCCACGATCAGGTGGAAGCCATGACGCTGGCTGACCGGCTGATCGTCATGAACGCCGGTATCGCCGAGCAGATTGGCCGTCCTCTGGATGTCTACGCGCGGCCCGAGAGCGTTTTTGTCGGCGGTTTCATCGGCTCGCCCGCCATGAATTTCCTGACCGCGCAGGTGACCGGCGACGGCCGTGGGTTGGCGTTAAGCGACGGGCCTCAACTGAACGTCCCTGAATTGGCCTTGGGCGATCACGCAGGACGTGCCGTTACCGTGGGGATCAGGCCGGAAGATCTAGAGCCTGTCGGGGCGGGCACGGACGGAGCGTTCTCACTCAAGGTTGCCTTGATAGAGGAATTGGGAGCGGACAGCCTTGTCCATGGACTGCTTTCCGGCGGCGGCCCGGAAGCAACCCTGACCGCCCGCTTGCCGGGTGGCCATGGATTGACCGAGGGAGACAGTCTGACGGTCGCGCCGCGCCCGCAGGCGCTGCACCTCTTCGACCATGACAGCGGGCGGCGTCTACCGAACCTCTAG
- the ugpE gene encoding sn-glycerol-3-phosphate ABC transporter permease UgpE, with product MNGAGMVEKRGWGLWLTHVLLLLGVALVCFPIYVTLVASTVTQQDIVQPPLPLIPGSHAIENYSKALWSGVNTPVWRMLMNSTVMALGITVGKIIISLLSAYAIVYFRFPGRSFCFWTIFLTLMLPVEVRIVPTYEVVAGFGLLNSYAGLTLPLIASATATFLFRQFFMTVPDELVEAARIDGAGPVRFFFDVLLPLSRTNIAALFVILFIYGWNQYLWPLLVTTDPAMNTIVMGIKQMISSGDDWTEWPVVMATAILAMLPPVAVVVFMQRLFVKGLVETEK from the coding sequence ATGAACGGTGCGGGCATGGTGGAAAAACGGGGATGGGGACTCTGGCTGACCCACGTCCTGCTTTTGCTTGGCGTTGCGCTGGTCTGCTTTCCGATCTACGTCACCCTGGTGGCCTCGACGGTCACGCAACAGGATATCGTTCAGCCGCCGCTGCCTCTGATCCCCGGCAGCCATGCCATAGAGAACTACTCCAAGGCCTTATGGTCCGGTGTGAACACGCCGGTCTGGCGCATGCTGATGAACTCGACCGTCATGGCGCTTGGCATAACCGTTGGCAAGATCATCATTTCGCTGCTGTCGGCCTATGCCATCGTCTATTTCCGCTTTCCGGGACGCAGCTTCTGTTTTTGGACGATTTTCCTGACGCTCATGCTGCCGGTCGAGGTACGCATCGTGCCGACTTATGAGGTGGTCGCAGGCTTTGGACTTCTGAACAGTTATGCGGGTCTGACTCTACCCCTCATTGCCTCAGCGACCGCGACCTTCCTGTTTCGCCAGTTCTTCATGACGGTACCCGATGAACTGGTCGAGGCCGCAAGGATCGACGGGGCAGGGCCCGTGCGTTTTTTCTTCGATGTGCTTCTGCCGCTTAGTCGTACAAACATTGCGGCCCTCTTCGTGATCCTCTTCATCTACGGCTGGAACCAATATCTCTGGCCGTTGCTCGTCACGACCGACCCGGCCATGAACACCATCGTCATGGGCATCAAGCAAATGATCTCCTCGGGCGATGACTGGACCGAATGGCCGGTCGTGATGGCAACTGCGATCCTTGCCATGCTGCCGCCGGTAGCCGTGGTGGTTTTCATGCAACGGCTCTTCGTCAAGGGCCTTGTCGAGACGGAGAAATAA
- the ugpA gene encoding sn-glycerol-3-phosphate ABC transporter permease UgpA, translating into MQKRVIFQNKGLPYLLLLPQLVITALFFLWPAGQAIYQSAFIPDPFGLKSQFVGLGNFEFLLGDRYYLESFRTTAVFSLLVAAVSMGLALLMAVLADRVIKAAMVYRTLLIWPYAVAPAIAGVLWLFLFNPSIGLVAYYLKQMGYDWNHVLNGDEAMALVVVAASWKQISYNFLFFLAGLQAIPRSLLEAAAIDGAGAWRRFWTIVFPLLSPTTFFLLVVNLVYAFFDTFGIIHTVTAGGPERSTMILVYKVFADGFVGQDLGSSAAQSVILLLVVGLLTVVQFRFIERRVHY; encoded by the coding sequence GTGCAAAAGCGAGTCATTTTTCAGAACAAGGGGCTGCCTTACCTGCTGCTCTTGCCCCAACTCGTCATAACGGCGCTGTTTTTTCTCTGGCCGGCCGGACAAGCGATTTACCAGTCAGCCTTCATCCCGGACCCCTTCGGCTTGAAATCCCAGTTTGTCGGTCTGGGGAACTTCGAGTTTCTGCTGGGCGACCGCTACTATCTGGAATCCTTTCGCACGACGGCGGTTTTCAGCCTGCTGGTCGCGGCCGTCTCCATGGGGTTGGCGCTGCTGATGGCCGTCCTGGCGGACCGTGTGATCAAAGCCGCCATGGTTTACCGCACCCTTTTGATTTGGCCTTACGCTGTGGCACCGGCGATCGCGGGCGTCCTCTGGCTTTTCCTCTTCAATCCCTCCATTGGACTAGTTGCCTACTATCTCAAGCAGATGGGGTACGACTGGAACCACGTGCTCAACGGCGACGAGGCCATGGCGCTGGTGGTGGTGGCCGCTTCCTGGAAGCAGATCAGCTATAACTTTCTATTCTTCCTGGCGGGCCTGCAGGCCATACCGCGCAGCCTGCTGGAAGCCGCCGCGATTGACGGCGCGGGTGCCTGGCGGCGCTTCTGGACCATCGTCTTTCCGCTGCTGTCGCCGACCACTTTCTTTCTGCTGGTGGTTAACTTGGTGTACGCCTTCTTCGACACTTTCGGCATCATCCATACGGTGACGGCAGGCGGGCCCGAGCGCAGCACGATGATCCTCGTTTACAAGGTTTTCGCGGACGGTTTCGTCGGCCAGGACCTGGGGTCGTCGGCGGCCCAGTCGGTCATCCTGCTGTTGGTCGTGGGCCTTCTCACCGTCGTGCAGTTCCGCTTCATCGAGCGGCGCGTCCATTATTGA